A genomic stretch from Cloacibacterium caeni includes:
- the dgt gene encoding dGTP triphosphohydrolase — MILNTIFTNQRTGNHVQNIVSRTDFQRDFDRIIFSSAFRRLQNKTQVFPLPGSVFVHNRLTHSLEVSSVGRSLGSLAGEFIFQNFENELTEDSKNFYLYNLNNVIAAACLCHDIGNPAFGHSGEDAIASFFEKNESELKPKFTEKEWADLVNFEGNANAIRILTHKQTGKDEGGTQLTYTTLASIAKYPCEAIAKKKGHVNRKKFGFFQSEKQTFLNIANATKMMVESEEPTIFKRHPFVWLVEAADDICYNIIDMEDAHRLGIISTADCENLFMDLIQSVNEKDAKRSAEKLLLFSNKNERISYLRAKVINALINKSTELYQQHFSEILDGTLNKALLDIFKSESESFQEVERFSIEKIYGHRSVVEIENAGYNVMYELLNHFIPPIIKEKSERKGFEKKALQLIPSQFIYEDGTVYEKVLGVLDFVSGMTDNFATDLYRKIKGIDIGMTM, encoded by the coding sequence ATGATTCTAAACACAATTTTTACCAATCAGAGAACCGGAAATCACGTTCAAAACATTGTTTCACGTACAGATTTCCAGAGAGATTTTGACCGAATTATCTTTTCTTCGGCATTCAGAAGATTACAAAATAAAACTCAGGTTTTCCCGCTTCCAGGAAGTGTTTTCGTGCACAATCGTCTCACGCATTCGCTAGAAGTTTCTTCTGTGGGAAGAAGTTTGGGGAGTCTTGCTGGCGAATTTATCTTTCAAAATTTTGAAAACGAACTGACCGAAGATTCTAAAAATTTCTATCTCTATAATCTCAATAATGTGATTGCAGCGGCTTGTCTTTGTCATGACATTGGTAATCCTGCATTCGGACATTCTGGTGAAGATGCAATTGCTAGTTTTTTTGAAAAGAATGAATCAGAATTAAAGCCGAAATTCACAGAAAAAGAATGGGCAGATTTGGTGAATTTCGAAGGAAATGCCAATGCCATCAGAATTCTTACGCACAAACAAACGGGTAAAGACGAAGGCGGAACTCAGCTTACTTATACAACTTTGGCAAGTATTGCCAAATATCCTTGCGAAGCGATTGCCAAGAAAAAAGGTCACGTTAATCGCAAGAAATTTGGGTTTTTCCAAAGTGAAAAACAGACTTTTCTGAATATTGCGAATGCTACCAAAATGATGGTGGAAAGCGAAGAACCTACGATTTTTAAACGTCATCCTTTCGTTTGGTTGGTAGAAGCAGCAGACGATATTTGTTATAACATTATCGACATGGAAGATGCGCACAGATTGGGAATTATTTCTACTGCTGACTGCGAAAACCTTTTCATGGATTTGATACAGTCTGTCAACGAAAAAGATGCAAAAAGAAGTGCAGAGAAATTGCTTTTATTTTCGAATAAAAACGAGAGAATTTCTTATTTGAGAGCCAAAGTGATTAATGCACTCATCAATAAATCTACAGAATTATATCAACAGCATTTCTCTGAAATTCTAGACGGAACGTTGAATAAAGCTTTGCTAGATATTTTTAAATCTGAGAGTGAATCTTTTCAAGAAGTGGAACGTTTTTCTATCGAAAAAATATATGGTCACAGAAGTGTGGTAGAAATAGAAAACGCTGGTTATAACGTGATGTATGAGCTTTTGAACCATTTTATTCCGCCAATTATCAAAGAAAAATCTGAGCGAAAAGGTTTTGAGAAAAAAGCATTACAATTGATTCCTTCACAATTTATCTATGAAGATGGAACAGTTTATGAGAAAGTTCTCGGAGTCCTGGATTTCGTTTCTGGAATGACGGATAATTTCGCAACAGATTTGTATCGAAAAATCAAAGGAATAGATATTGGAATGACGATGTAA
- a CDS encoding SPFH domain-containing protein: protein MEVLGVLVFLGLVILFASFFTVKQETAAIVERFGKFQSVRQSGLHLKIPFVDQIAKRMNLRIQQLDVMIDTKTLDNVFLKMKVSVQYQVIRNQVGDAYYRLENPQDQITSYVFDVVRAEVPKLKLDDVFVKKDDIAIAVKGELQEAMQSYGYDIIKALVTDIDPDEQVKHAMNRINAAEREKTAAEYESEAQRIRIVAVAKAEAESKKLQGQGIADQRREIAKGLEESVRMLNNVNIGSQEASALIVVTQHYDTLHSVGANNRSNLVLLPNSPTAASNMLNDMMVAMTAANKLEQADQGKMPPPPKQHNH from the coding sequence ATGGAAGTATTAGGCGTTTTAGTCTTTTTGGGACTCGTTATTTTATTCGCTTCTTTTTTCACTGTAAAACAAGAAACAGCGGCAATTGTAGAGCGTTTTGGTAAATTTCAATCGGTAAGACAATCTGGTCTTCATCTTAAAATTCCTTTTGTAGATCAAATTGCAAAAAGAATGAATCTAAGAATTCAGCAGTTAGATGTAATGATTGACACCAAAACTTTGGATAATGTTTTCCTTAAAATGAAAGTTTCGGTGCAGTATCAAGTGATTAGAAATCAAGTTGGTGATGCGTATTATCGTTTAGAAAATCCTCAAGATCAAATTACATCTTATGTTTTTGACGTAGTTAGAGCGGAAGTTCCTAAACTGAAATTAGACGATGTTTTCGTGAAAAAAGATGACATTGCAATTGCGGTAAAAGGTGAGTTGCAAGAAGCGATGCAATCTTATGGTTATGACATTATTAAAGCATTGGTGACAGATATTGACCCAGATGAACAAGTGAAACACGCCATGAACAGAATTAATGCTGCTGAACGTGAAAAAACAGCTGCAGAATATGAATCTGAAGCGCAAAGAATCAGAATTGTAGCCGTAGCAAAAGCAGAAGCTGAATCTAAAAAATTACAAGGTCAAGGTATTGCAGATCAGCGTAGAGAAATCGCAAAAGGTTTGGAGGAATCAGTAAGAATGCTGAATAACGTGAATATCGGTTCTCAAGAAGCATCTGCATTAATAGTAGTGACACAGCATTATGATACGCTTCATTCTGTAGGTGCAAACAATAGAAGTAACTTGGTTCTATTGCCTAATTCTCCTACTGCTGCAAGCAATATGCTTAATGATATGATGGTAGCCATGACTGCGGCTAATAAATTAGAACAAGCAGATCAAGGTAAAATGCCACCTCCACCAAAACAACATAATCATTAA
- a CDS encoding Lrp/AsnC family transcriptional regulator, with translation MSQNLDQKDLQILDLLQRNSNYSVKEIGEKIGLSFTPTYDRIKYLEKNGFIEKYAAILNRKKIGIDLVAYCNVTIRNQSKQSLDEFEQEIKQYDEVQEVLSLSGTYDYMLKIATNNIDTYNNFITNVLANTPNIYQYHSSIVLNEIKRENTYKLLEKEHQLDMENEKNSSKKNKL, from the coding sequence ATGAGTCAAAATTTAGATCAAAAAGATTTACAAATATTAGATTTGCTTCAAAGAAATTCTAACTATTCGGTAAAAGAAATCGGAGAGAAAATTGGCTTATCTTTTACCCCAACTTACGACAGAATTAAGTATTTAGAAAAAAATGGTTTTATAGAAAAATATGCTGCTATTCTCAATCGTAAGAAAATAGGCATCGATTTAGTGGCTTATTGTAACGTGACGATTAGAAATCAATCTAAGCAATCACTAGATGAATTTGAGCAAGAAATTAAACAGTATGATGAAGTGCAAGAAGTCCTCAGTTTGTCTGGAACTTATGACTATATGCTGAAAATTGCTACCAATAACATTGACACCTATAACAATTTCATTACCAACGTATTAGCTAATACTCCAAATATTTACCAATATCACAGCAGTATTGTTCTGAACGAAATCAAAAGAGAAAACACCTATAAACTCTTAGAAAAAGAACATCAACTGGATATGGAAAATGAGAAAAATTCGTCTAAAAAAAATAAGCTTTAA
- a CDS encoding APC family permease: MNQLFRRKHYTGKEHKSELIRALGTWDIVFFGLAAIIGAGSFSSLGEAIFRGGPGVISLYIICAIACAFTAMSYAEFASRIPTAGSAYTYAYASFGELIAWIIGWALIMEYSFGNIYVAFSWSDYFTSFVERLGFGIPDYLTTSYTEAKKAFMAGSQNQELVNAWKSAPIIAGIKFIVDIPALIINALITWLVYIGIKESRNFNNLLVILKLAVIFLIIAVGIFYINSENWVPTNNEGVKSFMPNGFTGVMSAVAGVFFAYIGFDALSVLSEETKNPEKTLPKGMIISLVLSTAIYIVLTLVLTGIVDYRKFEGIGDPLSFIFAPQNANIPWMEFVVSVTAIVAITTVLLVFQMGQPRIWMSMSRDGLMPKKFAEIHPKYKTPSFATIITGVAVGLPILFTDKTFILDFTSIGTIFAFVLVNGGILLMPQKEKLKGRFHLPYINAKYIFPILFIGGLVAFYFWQPEFFHNLWNITDEHEGEFRLSIIIFLIINLALVVLAYLKNLSLIPLLGLTSCLYLLTGMTHNNWFWFGLWFIIGLGIYFVYGKKNSKLNPENIE; this comes from the coding sequence ATGAATCAACTTTTCAGAAGAAAACATTACACTGGAAAAGAGCATAAATCTGAACTGATTAGAGCTCTCGGTACTTGGGACATTGTATTTTTTGGTTTAGCTGCCATCATTGGAGCTGGGAGTTTCAGTAGTTTAGGCGAGGCTATTTTCCGAGGCGGACCTGGTGTAATTTCCCTCTATATTATTTGTGCTATTGCATGTGCTTTTACTGCGATGTCTTATGCGGAATTCGCCAGTAGAATTCCTACTGCAGGAAGTGCATATACTTATGCTTATGCCAGTTTCGGCGAGTTAATCGCTTGGATTATTGGTTGGGCGCTCATTATGGAATATTCCTTTGGAAATATTTATGTGGCTTTTTCTTGGAGCGATTATTTTACGTCTTTTGTAGAAAGATTAGGTTTCGGAATTCCAGATTATTTGACAACCAGTTATACGGAAGCCAAAAAAGCTTTTATGGCAGGTTCACAAAACCAAGAATTGGTAAACGCATGGAAATCTGCTCCCATCATTGCTGGAATTAAATTTATCGTAGATATTCCTGCTCTGATTATCAATGCTTTAATCACTTGGTTGGTTTATATCGGGATTAAAGAAAGTAGAAATTTCAATAACTTATTGGTAATCTTAAAGTTAGCGGTAATATTTTTGATTATTGCTGTAGGGATTTTTTACATTAATTCTGAAAATTGGGTTCCTACGAACAATGAAGGTGTGAAATCTTTTATGCCCAATGGTTTTACAGGAGTAATGAGTGCTGTAGCTGGTGTTTTCTTTGCTTACATTGGTTTTGATGCATTGAGCGTACTTTCTGAAGAAACCAAAAATCCTGAAAAAACTTTACCAAAAGGAATGATTATTTCTTTGGTTTTGAGTACCGCAATCTATATTGTACTCACTTTAGTTTTAACAGGAATTGTAGATTATAGAAAATTTGAAGGAATCGGCGATCCATTATCTTTTATTTTCGCTCCTCAAAATGCCAATATTCCTTGGATGGAATTTGTGGTTTCTGTAACCGCTATTGTTGCGATTACTACGGTTTTATTGGTTTTCCAAATGGGACAGCCAAGAATTTGGATGAGTATGAGTAGAGATGGATTAATGCCGAAAAAATTTGCAGAAATTCACCCGAAATATAAAACACCAAGTTTTGCTACTATTATTACAGGAGTTGCTGTTGGTTTACCAATTTTATTTACTGACAAAACCTTTATTTTAGATTTTACCAGTATCGGAACTATTTTCGCATTTGTATTGGTGAATGGAGGAATTTTATTGATGCCACAAAAGGAAAAACTAAAAGGCAGATTTCATTTGCCTTACATCAATGCTAAATACATATTCCCTATATTATTTATCGGTGGATTAGTAGCTTTCTATTTTTGGCAGCCAGAGTTTTTCCATAATTTATGGAACATTACAGATGAACATGAAGGTGAATTCAGGCTTTCTATCATCATTTTCTTGATTATTAATTTAGCTTTAGTAGTATTGGCTTATCTCAAAAACCTTTCTCTAATACCATTATTAGGATTAACTTCTTGTCTGTATTTATTAACAGGAATGACACATAATAACTGGTTTTGGTTCGGATTATGGTTTATCATAGGATTAGGAATTTATTTCGTCTACGGAAAGAAAAATAGTAAGTTGAATCCTGAGAATATAGAATAA
- a CDS encoding TonB-dependent receptor: MNKNIKIVTLVLVGISQFSLAQIKEERLILDRKREPEVKKIEKKKTSVESEKNYPPKEKEQEPVEYKITNVPMVSDFKTSTIEGEDISPKFNTDSQRNYFQVGYGNYSKFLADGNISHQLDKNTEVGIDVHGITTNGLEKEYDWSSKQSDFNVAAFITSNTEKGKANITADLGNHNYNYYGIYALQPASDVDLKQSYNELKINGYYDFFKNNWINDIRFKSSILADHFDAKETSGEAQINFSKYDLPFLYQEKINADLGVKLATQKSQFELLNKSESQYLIFAMTPKVSFYKGNSYLAIGSDFSFINGKNADKNTPEAKTNNFRWFPFAEVLYEATEQYKFYAGIDGGVKMNSYSSLLQENPFLVSDVVLKPTETKYHFYLGLKGDVDQTFKYDVNAGFSELRNAQFFKANDLFDYVNTLNRSAYNFANTFSAIYDDGTLSEVKGSVQYFPLQNLVLDAELHFMQFKLDHLNEVYYKPVVQTTIGAKYSLLDRKLNLGFKGVFVSERSTNSFSVVTTFPEFSIQEKTKESLPSYLDVNLNADYKINKNFTVFVMGNNLLNKKYEHYLGYKVLGAQVLGGLRIAF, encoded by the coding sequence ATGAACAAAAACATAAAAATAGTAACTCTTGTTTTAGTAGGAATTTCGCAGTTTTCTTTGGCTCAAATCAAAGAAGAAAGATTGATTCTCGACAGAAAACGTGAACCTGAAGTGAAGAAAATCGAAAAGAAAAAAACTTCTGTAGAGTCAGAGAAAAATTATCCGCCAAAAGAAAAAGAGCAGGAACCTGTGGAATATAAAATCACAAATGTTCCCATGGTTTCAGATTTTAAAACGTCTACGATTGAAGGAGAAGATATTTCCCCGAAATTCAATACAGACAGCCAGAGAAACTATTTTCAGGTAGGTTATGGCAATTATTCTAAATTTCTGGCAGACGGAAATATTTCTCATCAATTAGACAAAAATACGGAAGTGGGAATAGACGTTCACGGAATTACGACGAACGGTTTAGAAAAAGAATACGATTGGAGTTCTAAGCAAAGCGATTTTAATGTGGCAGCGTTCATTACCTCGAATACAGAAAAGGGAAAAGCCAATATTACCGCAGATTTAGGCAATCATAATTACAATTATTACGGAATTTATGCACTTCAACCAGCTTCTGATGTTGATTTAAAACAAAGTTATAATGAATTGAAAATCAATGGATATTATGATTTTTTCAAAAATAATTGGATTAATGACATCAGATTTAAGTCGTCTATTTTAGCAGACCATTTCGATGCGAAAGAAACTTCTGGTGAAGCTCAAATCAACTTTTCGAAATATGATTTGCCATTTCTGTATCAAGAAAAAATAAATGCTGATTTAGGCGTGAAACTTGCTACACAGAAATCCCAATTTGAATTGCTGAACAAAAGCGAATCCCAATATTTGATTTTTGCCATGACTCCGAAAGTATCTTTCTACAAAGGAAATTCTTATTTGGCGATTGGTTCAGACTTTTCTTTCATCAATGGGAAAAATGCGGATAAAAACACACCAGAAGCGAAAACCAATAATTTCCGATGGTTTCCTTTTGCAGAAGTGTTGTATGAAGCTACAGAACAGTATAAATTCTATGCAGGAATAGATGGTGGCGTAAAAATGAATTCTTATTCGAGTTTATTGCAAGAAAATCCGTTTTTGGTATCAGATGTTGTGTTGAAACCTACAGAAACCAAATATCACTTCTATCTTGGTTTAAAAGGAGATGTAGACCAAACCTTTAAATACGATGTAAATGCGGGTTTCAGCGAACTTAGAAATGCGCAATTTTTCAAAGCGAATGATTTATTTGACTATGTAAACACGCTTAATCGTTCTGCTTATAATTTTGCGAATACTTTTTCAGCGATTTATGATGACGGAACCTTGAGCGAAGTAAAAGGAAGTGTACAATATTTCCCGTTGCAGAATTTGGTTTTAGATGCAGAACTTCACTTTATGCAATTTAAGTTAGACCATCTCAATGAGGTGTATTATAAACCAGTGGTTCAAACCACAATTGGTGCGAAATATTCATTATTGGACAGAAAGTTAAATCTCGGTTTCAAAGGGGTTTTTGTGTCAGAAAGGTCTACTAATTCTTTCAGTGTAGTGACTACATTTCCTGAGTTTTCAATTCAAGAAAAAACCAAAGAATCTTTACCTTCTTACTTAGATGTAAACCTGAATGCTGATTATAAAATCAATAAAAACTTCACTGTTTTTGTAATGGGAAATAACTTATTGAACAAAAAATACGAGCATTATTTAGGTTACAAAGTTCTTGGAGCACAAGTTTTGGGTGGTTTAAGGATTGCTTTTTAA
- a CDS encoding DUF1003 domain-containing protein: MSIEEMNDYREKYISEFLNKKLGNLTEVEKQVIQSVSKNTMISTEVEEDEQEITFVQKLADKVAEFGGSWGFIIFFMTFLFAWIFLNVFWLSHHGFDPYPFILLNLILSCIAAIQAPVIMMSQNRQEEKDRERSKKDYKINLKSELEIRELHEKIDHLIIHYQQDLLEIQKTQIDLLENILHNVKKE; encoded by the coding sequence TTGAGCATTGAAGAAATGAATGATTATCGAGAAAAATATATCTCTGAATTTCTCAACAAAAAATTAGGAAACCTAACCGAAGTAGAAAAACAAGTCATTCAATCTGTTTCTAAAAACACCATGATTTCTACAGAAGTGGAAGAAGATGAACAAGAAATTACTTTTGTTCAAAAATTAGCAGATAAAGTAGCCGAATTCGGTGGAAGTTGGGGTTTCATCATCTTTTTCATGACCTTTTTATTTGCTTGGATTTTTCTCAATGTTTTTTGGCTTTCTCATCATGGTTTTGACCCTTATCCTTTCATTTTATTGAACTTAATTTTATCTTGTATTGCGGCAATTCAGGCTCCAGTGATTATGATGAGCCAAAACCGACAAGAAGAGAAAGATAGGGAACGTTCCAAAAAAGATTACAAAATCAATCTAAAAAGCGAATTAGAAATCAGAGAATTACACGAAAAAATAGACCATTTAATCATTCATTATCAACAAGATTTGCTCGAAATTCAGAAAACTCAAATAGACCTTTTAGAAAATATTTTACATAATGTGAAGAAAGAGTAA
- a CDS encoding PEGA domain-containing protein: protein MKKTILALSMASALMMTSCATIVSGTTQKVSFNSTPANASIFINEVEVGKTPFQTKLERNKDHNVVIKLEGFKPYETKLTRKFNAWYLGNIIFGGLIGVIIDPITGAIYQLSPSEVNAQLEQGTAFNKSKGGEVYIAVSLEKDANWKKVGQLEKL from the coding sequence ATGAAAAAAACCATTCTTGCTTTATCAATGGCTTCTGCTTTGATGATGACAAGCTGTGCAACAATTGTATCAGGAACTACTCAAAAAGTGAGCTTTAATTCTACTCCTGCTAATGCGTCTATTTTTATTAATGAAGTAGAAGTAGGAAAAACACCTTTTCAAACTAAATTAGAGAGAAATAAAGATCACAATGTTGTAATTAAATTAGAAGGCTTTAAACCTTACGAAACCAAATTAACAAGAAAGTTCAATGCTTGGTATCTTGGAAATATTATTTTCGGTGGATTAATCGGAGTTATTATTGACCCAATTACTGGAGCAATCTATCAATTATCACCAAGTGAAGTTAATGCACAATTAGAGCAGGGAACAGCTTTTAATAAAAGCAAAGGTGGTGAAGTATACATCGCTGTATCATTAGAAAAAGATGCTAATTGGAAAAAAGTTGGCCAATTAGAAAAACTATAA
- a CDS encoding tetratricopeptide repeat protein — MNQRNKILLLSAISLSGLSMAQQSQFFADKEQYRFNLAENLYQNKIYAASQYEFSRQYFFNQNLENSKKETARFFSNVIGVILAQNHAEDGLDAFIKDYPKSALFAQANLPLADYYLAKKDFPKALETLQKVNQYQLDKEENTQYILKLGYAKFMTGDSNGAIDALEEAYKNAEDKGDIAYMLGHLYYANQQNDKAFQFFDEIKNNEKYAKLVKPYYVQLYFNEKDYEKAIVEGNDLLQEDISSAYKAEVHKIIGESYFMQKQYAEAYPHLKAYLQTQQHPSESDLYEMGFVAANLQKFDEAISYYNQLVNSNSAFSQNAYYQLGNAYLEVGKKQEALSAFRSAKDMTYDKNVSKLAHEQYAKLSYDIGNPFESPQLAIKSYLEKYGYSKELEQLLVKSYLYSGDYKGTIKAIEELSGIDTQTEKIYQEVLFLYGTELFNKGELDAAEHNFKKSLKYNLNKTFNLRAQYWLAQTYYQKGDYATAIYGFEKLDRNVEEFPEKQQLSYDLGYTYFKSKNFSKAKEYFKEYLKNPKPEFKSDAELRLADTYYAGNELNEAIAIYNKTEGANDYTQFQKAMAIGFKGDTEAKIVELKKLISNYKNSEYQDDAYYELGTSYASIDQFQNSSDAFSQVIKIGADKDLVANAEIYRAQNYEDLNQPEKALAELKTLGNKYKNTAYAEKIVAAAKPIYLKNGDASGYEYFAKNLGVNITQTDLDEINLSLAQSQFAKKEYAKAIPNYEKFLTQNPTGEKFYQAQYELGESYYQTKNFTKAKLVLGEIANAQNDYQEDAQVRIAQILLSENNSSEAKIYLENLANSSNVTIKNFAIIELMKIYAEEKNFSQAEKYANEVLKYSKNSAAVLEQAKVIKARSLMNQGKDKDAQTAYAALEKSANTEVAAEALYAKAFYQNKGKAFKSSNETIFKLANNYASEEFWGAKALVLMARNYLALKDNYQASYTCDQIIENYQDFPEIVSEAREVKSQIR; from the coding sequence ATGAATCAAAGAAATAAAATTTTATTGCTATCGGCCATTTCATTATCTGGTCTTTCGATGGCTCAACAATCACAATTTTTCGCAGACAAAGAACAATATCGTTTTAACCTTGCCGAAAATCTTTACCAAAATAAAATCTACGCTGCTTCACAATATGAATTTTCTAGACAGTATTTTTTTAACCAAAATTTAGAAAATTCTAAGAAAGAAACTGCCCGTTTTTTCAGCAATGTTATCGGTGTAATTTTAGCTCAAAATCATGCAGAAGATGGTCTTGATGCTTTTATAAAAGATTATCCTAAATCTGCACTTTTTGCTCAAGCGAATTTGCCTTTAGCAGATTATTATTTGGCTAAAAAGGATTTTCCTAAAGCTTTGGAAACTTTACAGAAAGTTAATCAGTATCAACTCGATAAAGAAGAAAATACACAGTATATCTTGAAATTGGGTTATGCCAAATTCATGACGGGCGATTCTAATGGTGCGATTGATGCATTGGAAGAAGCGTATAAAAATGCCGAAGATAAAGGTGATATTGCTTATATGCTTGGACATTTATACTATGCGAACCAACAAAACGATAAGGCTTTTCAGTTTTTTGATGAAATCAAAAATAATGAAAAGTACGCCAAGTTGGTAAAACCGTATTATGTACAGTTGTATTTTAACGAAAAGGACTATGAAAAAGCCATTGTAGAAGGAAATGATTTGCTCCAAGAAGATATTTCATCGGCTTATAAAGCAGAAGTTCACAAAATTATAGGCGAAAGTTATTTCATGCAAAAGCAATATGCAGAAGCGTATCCTCATTTAAAAGCGTATTTGCAAACCCAACAACACCCTTCGGAAAGTGATTTGTATGAAATGGGATTTGTAGCGGCAAATCTTCAAAAATTTGACGAGGCGATTTCATATTACAATCAGTTGGTGAATTCTAATTCTGCGTTTTCACAAAATGCGTATTATCAGCTAGGAAATGCATATTTAGAAGTAGGGAAGAAGCAAGAAGCTTTGTCGGCGTTTCGTTCGGCAAAAGACATGACTTACGATAAAAATGTGTCAAAACTAGCGCACGAACAATATGCCAAATTGAGTTACGACATCGGAAATCCATTCGAAAGTCCACAATTGGCCATTAAATCATACCTAGAAAAATATGGTTATTCTAAAGAATTAGAGCAGCTTTTGGTGAAGTCTTATTTGTATTCTGGCGATTATAAAGGTACCATAAAAGCCATCGAAGAACTCTCTGGAATAGATACTCAAACCGAAAAAATCTATCAAGAAGTTTTGTTTTTGTATGGAACAGAGCTCTTTAATAAAGGTGAATTAGATGCTGCGGAACATAATTTCAAGAAAAGTTTAAAATATAACCTGAATAAAACCTTCAATTTAAGAGCGCAATATTGGTTAGCGCAAACCTATTATCAAAAAGGAGATTACGCCACTGCAATTTATGGTTTTGAAAAACTCGACAGAAATGTAGAGGAGTTTCCAGAAAAGCAACAATTGAGCTATGATTTGGGTTATACTTATTTCAAATCTAAAAATTTCTCAAAGGCTAAAGAATATTTCAAAGAATATCTTAAAAATCCCAAACCAGAGTTTAAATCTGATGCAGAATTGCGTTTAGCAGACACGTATTACGCAGGAAATGAACTGAATGAAGCGATTGCAATTTACAATAAAACAGAAGGCGCCAATGATTACACGCAGTTCCAAAAAGCAATGGCAATAGGTTTTAAAGGTGATACAGAAGCTAAAATCGTTGAATTGAAGAAATTGATTTCCAATTATAAAAACTCTGAATATCAAGATGATGCGTATTATGAATTGGGAACTTCTTATGCTTCGATTGATCAGTTTCAAAATTCTAGCGATGCGTTTTCACAGGTGATAAAAATTGGAGCTGATAAAGATTTGGTTGCGAATGCTGAAATTTACAGAGCACAGAATTACGAAGACTTAAATCAACCAGAAAAAGCTTTAGCAGAGCTGAAAACACTTGGGAATAAATATAAAAATACGGCGTATGCAGAAAAAATTGTAGCCGCAGCTAAACCGATATATCTGAAAAATGGAGACGCTTCTGGTTACGAATATTTTGCAAAAAATTTGGGCGTAAATATTACTCAAACGGATTTAGATGAAATCAATCTTTCTTTAGCTCAATCGCAGTTTGCGAAGAAAGAATACGCAAAAGCCATCCCGAATTACGAGAAGTTTTTAACCCAAAATCCAACGGGCGAAAAATTCTATCAAGCACAATATGAATTGGGCGAAAGTTATTATCAAACCAAGAATTTTACGAAAGCCAAATTGGTTTTAGGGGAAATTGCCAATGCCCAAAATGATTACCAGGAAGATGCTCAAGTAAGAATTGCTCAAATTTTATTGAGTGAAAACAATTCTTCTGAAGCGAAAATTTATTTGGAAAATCTCGCCAACTCATCGAATGTGACGATTAAAAACTTCGCGATTATAGAATTGATGAAGATTTATGCAGAGGAAAAGAATTTTTCACAAGCAGAAAAATATGCGAATGAAGTCTTGAAATATTCCAAAAATTCAGCAGCGGTTTTAGAACAAGCGAAAGTGATAAAAGCAAGAAGTTTGATGAATCAAGGCAAAGATAAAGACGCACAAACTGCTTATGCTGCGTTAGAAAAATCTGCAAATACAGAAGTAGCTGCAGAAGCTTTATACGCAAAAGCATTTTATCAAAATAAAGGAAAGGCTTTCAAATCTTCCAACGAAACTATTTTTAAATTAGCGAATAATTATGCTTCAGAAGAATTTTGGGGCGCAAAAGCTTTGGTGTTAATGGCAAGAAATTATTTGGCTTTGAAAGATAATTATCAGGCGAGTTATACTTGTGATCAGATCATAGAAAACTATCAAGATTTCCCAGAAATTGTTTCAGAAGCAAGGGAAGTAAAAAGTCAGATTAGATAA